One Rubripirellula reticaptiva genomic region harbors:
- a CDS encoding DUF1501 domain-containing protein: MNELNRRHWMGAAAAAATSLSLTRTTDASGPVMPRGKAKHVISIWLGGGMGQIDTFDPKRVGDPKAKKPGSLYKSIDTAVAGVSVCEHLSQLAPRMDRVTAVRTVHHDVIDEHAAATNRMHTGRIVTGTVTYPSLGSVIANQLDAAAEGVPPYVLIGYPNVTRGPGFLGAQSGYLYLTDTRRGPAGLSLPHGVDADRQSTREKLLAQTRLSASKRFAGDEKMADYDSALEQSLRLSGPEFNRVFQLDREPDDLRNQFGGEFGQRCLLARRLIQRGVRFVEVSHNLNFLNGTGWDVHNDGIQKQHQLISELDIAMATLIDDLQSKSMLDDTLIVVTTEFGRPAGFDSGGGRGHQGKTFTCVLAGGGLNHVGAYGVTDELSQSIVESPVSVPDFFATIHAALGIDPGKSLYDGDRPVPITDRGAPIASLFT; this comes from the coding sequence ATGAACGAATTGAATCGTCGACATTGGATGGGTGCCGCCGCGGCAGCCGCAACAAGCTTGTCATTGACGCGAACGACCGATGCGTCCGGACCGGTAATGCCACGAGGCAAAGCCAAGCATGTCATTTCCATTTGGCTCGGTGGCGGCATGGGCCAGATCGATACGTTTGACCCGAAACGCGTCGGTGACCCAAAGGCGAAGAAGCCCGGTTCGCTCTATAAGTCGATTGACACTGCGGTTGCTGGCGTCTCGGTTTGCGAACATCTGTCGCAATTGGCACCTCGAATGGACCGCGTCACGGCCGTGCGCACCGTGCATCATGACGTCATCGACGAACACGCCGCGGCGACTAACCGGATGCACACCGGTCGCATTGTGACCGGTACGGTGACATACCCGTCGCTGGGCAGTGTCATTGCCAACCAGTTGGACGCGGCGGCCGAGGGCGTTCCGCCGTATGTTCTGATCGGTTATCCCAACGTCACACGCGGACCCGGTTTCTTGGGTGCACAGTCTGGCTATTTGTATTTGACCGACACTCGGCGTGGCCCCGCGGGACTGTCATTGCCCCACGGCGTCGACGCTGATCGCCAATCGACGCGTGAAAAGTTGCTTGCACAGACGCGTTTGTCCGCCAGCAAACGTTTTGCCGGCGACGAAAAGATGGCCGATTACGATTCCGCCTTGGAACAATCTCTGCGGCTTTCTGGTCCTGAATTCAACCGTGTCTTCCAGCTCGATCGCGAACCAGATGACCTGCGGAATCAATTCGGTGGCGAATTTGGGCAACGCTGTTTGCTGGCCCGGCGGCTGATCCAGCGAGGCGTCCGATTTGTCGAAGTTTCGCACAATCTAAATTTCCTCAACGGAACCGGATGGGATGTCCATAACGACGGCATTCAAAAACAGCACCAACTGATATCAGAGCTGGACATCGCGATGGCTACGTTGATTGATGACTTGCAATCCAAGTCGATGTTGGATGACACGTTGATTGTGGTCACGACGGAATTTGGTCGTCCTGCTGGTTTTGATTCCGGTGGCGGGCGCGGACACCAAGGCAAAACATTCACTTGTGTTTTGGCTGGTGGCGGATTGAATCACGTCGGCGCGTACGGCGTCACGGACGAGTTATCGCAATCCATCGTCGAATCACCCGTTTCCGTGCCAGACTTCTTTGCGACCATACACGCAGCCCTTGGCATCGATCCTGGCAAATCGTTGTACGACGGTGATCGTCCGGTCCCAATCACCGACCGAGGCGCCCCGATCGCATCGCTGTTCACCTGA
- a CDS encoding PEP-CTERM sorting domain-containing protein, which translates to MLLTGNDEGKTFIYPALQLGHNDPMDNNLISIAGGPVINGEYFYGNFAGNSVAPGGQLYSVSLENLLTQKTSLEAGEAVDQLTWLDDHNQFMLAFDHDDDESTATVNFNTFAELFGDPSYLGCTPSNPVTRSDFRFGVSPLRELLVSSKLNGAVFVVSNTVAVPEASSMALLLVATVGFAVRRCRFQRLPKMML; encoded by the coding sequence ATGTTGCTAACGGGGAATGACGAAGGAAAGACCTTCATCTATCCAGCGCTGCAACTCGGCCACAACGATCCAATGGACAACAATTTGATCAGCATCGCTGGTGGTCCGGTCATCAATGGCGAGTATTTTTACGGTAATTTTGCCGGCAATTCGGTGGCACCGGGCGGCCAACTGTACAGTGTCTCGCTGGAAAACTTGCTGACGCAAAAAACTTCACTCGAAGCGGGCGAGGCCGTCGATCAACTCACCTGGCTCGACGATCACAATCAGTTCATGTTGGCTTTTGACCATGATGATGATGAAAGCACCGCAACGGTAAATTTCAATACGTTTGCTGAACTGTTTGGTGACCCAAGTTACCTGGGATGCACGCCCTCGAACCCGGTAACACGAAGCGACTTTCGATTCGGGGTTTCGCCCCTAAGAGAGCTCTTGGTTAGTAGCAAGTTGAACGGGGCTGTTTTTGTGGTTTCCAACACCGTGGCAGTTCCTGAAGCGTCGTCGATGGCATTGCTGTTGGTCGCCACGGTTGGCTTCGCCGTTCGCAGATGCCGATTTCAACGACTGCCCAAGATGATGCTGTAG